A portion of the Gossypium arboreum isolate Shixiya-1 chromosome 8, ASM2569848v2, whole genome shotgun sequence genome contains these proteins:
- the LOC108469798 gene encoding E3 ubiquitin-protein ligase RHF2A-like isoform X1: MEVMEDTKSEAHLTSAAAFVEGGIQDACDDACSICLEAFCESDPSTVTGCKHEFHLQCILEWCQRSSQCPMCWQPISLKDPTSQELLEAVERERSFRFNPSRNATIFRHPTLGDFELQHLPVGVNDAELEERIIQHLAAAAAMGRAHHISRREALRNRSSAQGRRPQYLVFSHSNDEPSSTGPISSLSPTQSEGEPASPITVGSPSFPARTAGEESPASITLPSVQADQQPASASSSSILLVNDRGNSSNTRTSPNSQDSAGPSEFQSFSESLKSRFNAVSTRYKESISRSTRGWKERFFSRNTSMADIGSEVRREVNAGIATVSRMMERLETRDNGTNPPTVTTSLENSSNQEPNRCQISDTSEEAPLPDISAEASRASSSASK, translated from the exons ATGGAG GTGATGGAAGATACCAAATCCGAGGCGCATTTAACCTCAGCCGCCGCTTTTGTTGAAGGTGGAATCCAGGATGCTTGTGATGATGCTTGTAGTATATGTCTAGAAGCATTCTGTGAAAGTGATCCATCCACG GTGACTGGCTGCAAGCACGAGTTCCATCTTCAATGCATTCTTGAATG GTGTCAAAGGAGTTCTCAATGCCCCATGTGTTGGCAGCCAATTAGCCTGAAAGATCCTACCAG CCAGGAACTGCTCGAGGCTGTGGAACGGGAAAGGAGTTTTAGGTTCAATCCCTCTAGAAATGCAACCATATTTCGTCATCCAACTCTGGGGGATTTTGAACTACAGCAT TTGCCGGTCGGGGTCAATGATGCTGAGCTCGAGGAGCGCATAATTCAGCACTTGGCTGCTGCTGCTGCAATGGGGCGAGCACACCATATTTCGAGAAGGGAAGCTCTGAGGAATAGGTCATCAGCTCAAGGTCGTCGTCCACAGTACTTGGTCTTTTCTCATTCGAATGATGAACCCTCCTCGACTGGTCCCATATCTTCATTATCTCCAACTCAAAGTGAAGGAGAACCGGCCTCTCCGATCACCGTTGGATCACCCTCTTTTCCTGCAAGAACAGCTGGGGAAGAATCTCCGGCATCAATTACTCTACCCTCTGTCCAAGCCGATCAGCAGCCTGCCTCGGCATCTAGCTCCAGCATTCTTTTGGTCAATGATCGAGGGAATTCCTCGAACACTAG GACGTCGCCTAATAGTCAAGATAGCGCCGGGCCTTCAGAATTCCAATCATTTTCCGAGTCGCTAAAGTCACGGTTCAATGCCGTTTCAACGAG ATACAAAGAGTCAATTTCGAGGAGTACGAGGGGGTGGAAGGAGAGATTCTTCTCTCGCAACACTTCCATGGCAGATATTGGTTCCGAAGTAAGGAGAGAGGTTAATGCCGGCATTGCAACAGTCTCTCGCATGATGGAACGTCTAGAAACCCGAGACAATGGAACCAACCCTCCTACCGTAACAACTAGTTTGGAGAACAGTTCTAATCAGGAACCAAATCGCTGTCAGATATCAGACACGAGTGAAGAAGCTCCTTTGCCCGACATCAGTGCCGAAGCTTCACGTGCTTCAAGTTCAGCTTCCAAATAA
- the LOC108469798 gene encoding E3 ubiquitin-protein ligase RHF2A-like isoform X2 yields MEDTKSEAHLTSAAAFVEGGIQDACDDACSICLEAFCESDPSTVTGCKHEFHLQCILEWCQRSSQCPMCWQPISLKDPTSQELLEAVERERSFRFNPSRNATIFRHPTLGDFELQHLPVGVNDAELEERIIQHLAAAAAMGRAHHISRREALRNRSSAQGRRPQYLVFSHSNDEPSSTGPISSLSPTQSEGEPASPITVGSPSFPARTAGEESPASITLPSVQADQQPASASSSSILLVNDRGNSSNTRTSPNSQDSAGPSEFQSFSESLKSRFNAVSTRYKESISRSTRGWKERFFSRNTSMADIGSEVRREVNAGIATVSRMMERLETRDNGTNPPTVTTSLENSSNQEPNRCQISDTSEEAPLPDISAEASRASSSASK; encoded by the exons ATGGAAGATACCAAATCCGAGGCGCATTTAACCTCAGCCGCCGCTTTTGTTGAAGGTGGAATCCAGGATGCTTGTGATGATGCTTGTAGTATATGTCTAGAAGCATTCTGTGAAAGTGATCCATCCACG GTGACTGGCTGCAAGCACGAGTTCCATCTTCAATGCATTCTTGAATG GTGTCAAAGGAGTTCTCAATGCCCCATGTGTTGGCAGCCAATTAGCCTGAAAGATCCTACCAG CCAGGAACTGCTCGAGGCTGTGGAACGGGAAAGGAGTTTTAGGTTCAATCCCTCTAGAAATGCAACCATATTTCGTCATCCAACTCTGGGGGATTTTGAACTACAGCAT TTGCCGGTCGGGGTCAATGATGCTGAGCTCGAGGAGCGCATAATTCAGCACTTGGCTGCTGCTGCTGCAATGGGGCGAGCACACCATATTTCGAGAAGGGAAGCTCTGAGGAATAGGTCATCAGCTCAAGGTCGTCGTCCACAGTACTTGGTCTTTTCTCATTCGAATGATGAACCCTCCTCGACTGGTCCCATATCTTCATTATCTCCAACTCAAAGTGAAGGAGAACCGGCCTCTCCGATCACCGTTGGATCACCCTCTTTTCCTGCAAGAACAGCTGGGGAAGAATCTCCGGCATCAATTACTCTACCCTCTGTCCAAGCCGATCAGCAGCCTGCCTCGGCATCTAGCTCCAGCATTCTTTTGGTCAATGATCGAGGGAATTCCTCGAACACTAG GACGTCGCCTAATAGTCAAGATAGCGCCGGGCCTTCAGAATTCCAATCATTTTCCGAGTCGCTAAAGTCACGGTTCAATGCCGTTTCAACGAG ATACAAAGAGTCAATTTCGAGGAGTACGAGGGGGTGGAAGGAGAGATTCTTCTCTCGCAACACTTCCATGGCAGATATTGGTTCCGAAGTAAGGAGAGAGGTTAATGCCGGCATTGCAACAGTCTCTCGCATGATGGAACGTCTAGAAACCCGAGACAATGGAACCAACCCTCCTACCGTAACAACTAGTTTGGAGAACAGTTCTAATCAGGAACCAAATCGCTGTCAGATATCAGACACGAGTGAAGAAGCTCCTTTGCCCGACATCAGTGCCGAAGCTTCACGTGCTTCAAGTTCAGCTTCCAAATAA